The following are encoded in a window of Amaranthus tricolor cultivar Red isolate AtriRed21 chromosome 2, ASM2621246v1, whole genome shotgun sequence genomic DNA:
- the LOC130806387 gene encoding uncharacterized protein LOC130806387, with protein sequence MSPSKPPSSSSSHNNGSITTINTYLASAKPFLRGELQTINPKLPSLISVLKSVGAGECWHKHGTFLDHLIDIYRILKLWGCPESVCLCGLFHSAYSNSYVNLAIFDPSTGRDTVRSYVGHLAESLIHLFCIVPRQTLIHDQLIFHYSDSELTQHLKMSEVSLEMIKTNGVSNKDEIWRKKINSLVPENGLVVKHIKTKEDVEVSRRIVAVFVLMTIADFSDQLFNFQDELFENLNGRLQFSGNNVQSLWPGDGKPGLWMNSLSKMAAVYMLIVREEEIMIEERKKAFESDPHLTMVDRRDEDIELVIPPVFNKCREVLNPEEERKGRNLYWEAVCEHGKIGLEKTEELLKECIKKNPFVGEPHVVLGQLYSGKGRFEDAEREAEKGLILLLEWGSPWDKRMSWEGWIAWTRVLLMKSKEKSWPNTSWGILNLGLVR encoded by the exons ATGTCACCATCTAAACcaccatcatcatcttcatcgcACAACAATGGCTCCATCACCACCATCAACACCTATTTAGCATCAGCCAAACCATTCCTTCGAGGCGAACTCCAAACCATAAACCCAAAACTCCCTTCCTTAATCTCTGTTCTTAAATCAGTCGGCGCCGGTGAATGCTGGCATAAACACGGCACATTCCTTGATCACCTCATCGATATCTACCGCATCCTTAAACTTTGGGGCTGCCCTGAATCTGTCTGTCTTTGCGGCCTCTTCCACTCCGCCTATTCCAATTCTTATGTCAATCTGGCAATCTTCGATCCTTCCACCGGCCGTGACACTGTCCGATCTTATGTGGGTCATTTGGCCGAGTCTCTTATCCATCTCTTTTGCATCGTCCCTCGACAAACCCTTATTCATGATCaactcatttttcattattcggATTCGGAACTCACCCAACACTTAAAAATGTCAGAAGTTTCTCTTGAAATGATTAAAACAAATGGGGTTTCGAATAAAGATGAAATTTGGAGGAAAAAGATTAATTCCTTGGTTCCTGAGAATGGGTTAGTAGTTAAGCATATTAAGACTAAGGAAGATGTGGAAGTTTCTAGAAgaattgttgcggtttttgtTTTGATGACTATTGCTGATTTTAGTGATCAGTTGTTTAATTTTCAGGATGAGttgtttgaaaatttgaatGGTAGGCTCCAATTTAGTGGGAATAATGTCCAATCTTTATGGCCTGGAGATGGGAAACCAGGGCTTTGGATGAACTCACTTTCGAAAATGGCGGCTGTTTATATGTTGATTGTAAGAGAAGAGGAGATTATGATTGAGGAGAGAAAGAAAGCTTTTGAATCAGATCCTCATCTAACAATG GTAGATAGAAGAGATGAAGACATAGAACTGGTTATACCACCTGTTTTTAACAAGTGCAGGGAAGTTTTAAACCCAGAagaggaaaggaaaggaaggaaTTTGTATTGGGAAGCTGTATGTGAGCATGGGAAAATAGGGTTGGAGAAAACAGAAGAGTTATTAAAAGAATGTATTAAGAAGAACCCATTTGTAGGGGAACCCCATGTAGTTTTGGGACAATTGTATTCGGGTAAGGGAAGGTTTGAGGATGCAGAAAGGGAGGCTGAAAAAGGATTGATTCTTCTGTTGGAATGGGGTAGTCCTTGGGATAAGAGGATGTCTTGGGAAGGTTGGATTGCTTGGACTCGAGTTTTACTCATGAAATCTAAGGAGAAATCTTGGCCTAACACTTCTTGGGGTATTCTTAATTTAGGCCTTGTTAGATGA
- the LOC130806359 gene encoding pentatricopeptide repeat-containing protein At2g15820, chloroplastic, with protein MLLLSYGKPLQLTPLSLLNFLPSNSFVSNPNLSSFSLPSRLLNPPFSSSIYLQNLKPLQFHVKASNGSLTSVEQLVGKKTVKETNSNLGVDEEDGEMMRFDIEWDGNELRKNLNQQFESPVVEMKELEEFPENWRRSKLAWLCKELPVQKRPTQIRLLAAQKKWMRQDDATYIALHFMRIRVHDSAFWVYEWMIQQHWYRFDFSLATKLADNMGRERKFAKCRKIFDDIINQGRVPSESTFHILIIAYLSASDEDCLKEACDIYNRMIHLGAYYPQLSLQNALFKAIVTKPANSVKQYLGQAEFIFHNLATRGLEIHKEIYGGLLWLHSYQDIIDKERMLFLLTEMHLRGIPESRYTLLSILRACSKEGDVDTAEKTWAKLLQCDGGIPTQAYVYKMDVYAKVGDSMKSLEIFRELQAKVGATNIVAYRKIIEIMCTDQHVELVGSLMEELIRSGLKSLTPSYVDLLNMYNKLNLHDKVESTFLECLDKCEPTRTLFSIYLDSLVKTSNVEKAESIFNQMLENEAIGAGSRSCNTLLYGYISCGDNLKAEKLYKFMRQKNYEVDSSLMEKLDNIFSSQKKVVSRKVKLKLTPEQREILVGLLLGGLQIEYAGKNKLYFINFEFKDNPGIHSILKRHIYNKFHEWVQHSDGSSDDTEFKFIPSKFLTVAHTCFGFYADQFWANGRQTIPKLIHRWLSPRVLAYWFMHGGYTTPTGDIVLKVKGSKSEAERVFKALKSYSLDFRIKQKGKVFWLGFIGSHCYSFRKLIEPYLLDDLQNFLKADKQPIKNSITERSNYWSSNESDFDDSVEPGSGFSDSDDALF; from the exons ATGCTGCTACTAAGCTATGGAAAACCTCTACAACTAACTCCACTCTCTCTCCTTAACTTTCTTCCTTCGAATTCCTTCGTTTCCAATCCCAAtctctcttctttctctctcccTTCTCGCCTTCTCAATCCGCcattttcatcatcaatatACCTACAAAATCTAAAACCCCTTCAATTCCATGTAAAAGCCAGCAATGGCAGTCTTACTTCCGTCGAACAATTGGTGGGCAAAAAAACCGTAAAAGAAACAAATTCAAATCTGGGTGTTGATGAGGAAGATGGAGAAATGATGAGATTTGATATAGAATGGGATGGCAATGAATTGAGGAAGAATCTTAATCAACAATTTGAATCACCAGTTGTAGAGATGAAAGAATTGGAGGAATTTCCGGAGAATTGGAGGCGGTCTAAGTTAGCTTGGCTTTGTAAAGAGCTGCCTGTTCAAAAACGCCCAACTCAAATTCGACTTCTTGCTGCTCAGAAAAAGTGGATGCGCCAGGATGATGCTACTTATATTGCTCTTCATTTTATGCGTATTCGTGTCCATGATTCTGCTTTCTGG GTGTACGAGTGGATGATCCAACAACATTGGTATCGGTTTGATTTTTCACTGGCCACCAAACTTGCTGATAATATGGGTAGAGAAAGGAAGTTCGCAAAGTGTCGGAAGATTTTTGATGATATAATTAATCAGGGTCGGGTACCAAGTGAGTCAACGTTTCATATCTTGATCATTGCATATCTCAGTGCCTCCGATGAGGATTGCCTTAAGGAAGCATGTGACATCTACAACCGCATGATACATTTAGGAGCATATTACCCTCAACTTAGTCTCCAAAATGCTCTCTTCAAAGCTATTGTTACCAAACCCGCAAACTCTGTAAAGCAGTACCTTGGACAGGCAGAGTTCATTTTCCATAATCTCGCAACTCGTGGATTAGAGATACACAAGGAAATTTATGGTGGCCTCCTTTGGCTTCATAGCTATCAGGATATCATTGATAAAGAGCGGATGCTCTTTCTGTTAACGGAGATGCATTTGAGGGGAATTCCGGAGAGTAGATATACTCTCTTATCTATTCTAAGGGCTTGCTCTAAAGAAGGTGATGTAGATACTGCAGAAAAGACTTGGGCTAAGCTTCTCCAATGTGATGGTGGCATTCCAACTCAAGCTTATGTGTACAAAATGGATGTATATGCTAAGGTTGGTGATTCCATGAAGTCTTTGGAGATATTTAGAGAATTGCAGGCGAAGGTCGGAGCAACAAATATTGTGGCATATCGAAAGATCATAGAGATTATGTGTACTGATCAACACGTGGAGCTTGTCGGTTCCCTTATGGAAGAGCTCATTAGGAGCGGTCTCAAGTCTCTTACACCATCATATGTAGATCTTTTGAATATGTACAACAAATTAAACTTACATGATAAAGTAGAGTCCACCTTCCTGGAATGCCTCGACAAATGCGAGCCAACTCGGACTCTATTTAGCATCTACTTGGACTCATTGGTGAAAACTAGCAATGTCGAGAAAGCTGAAAGCATCTTCAACCAGATGTTAGAGAATGAGGCTATTGGTGCCGGCAGCAGGTCATGTAATACCCTGTTATACGGGTACATATCTTGTGGAGATAATTTGAAGGCCGAAAAACTATACAAGTTCATGCGCCAGAAGAATTACGAGGTTGATTCCTCTCTAATGGAGAAGCTTGATAACATTTTTAGCTCCCAGAAGAAAGTGGTTTCTAGGAAAGTGAAGCTGAAACTAACTCCAGAACAAAGAGAGATTTTGGTGGGTTTGCTGTTAGGCGGCTTGCAAATCGAGTACGCTGGGAAAAACAAGTTATATTTCATCAATTTCGAGTTTAAGGATAATCCTGGTATTCATTCTATCTTAAAACGACATATATATAACAAGTTCCATGAATGGGTTCAACATTCCGACGGCTCATCAGACGATACTGAATTCAAATTCATCCCTTCGAAATTTCTGACAGTTGCGCACACTTGTTTTGGTTTCTATGCTGATCAATTTTGGGCTAATGGGCGGCAAACAATTCCCAAATTGATTCATCGATGGTTGTCACCGCGTGTTCTTGCGTACTGGTTTATGCATGGAGGATACACGACACCAACCGGGGACATTGTGTTGAAAGTGAAAGGAAGCAAAAGCGAAGCTGAGCGAGTCTTTAAAGCTTTGAAATCATATTCATTGGACTTCAGGATAAAGCAAAAGGGTAAGGTGTTTTGGTTGGGTTTCATAGGAAGCCATTGTTATAGCTTTAGAAAACTTATAGAACCATATCTTTTAGATGACTTACAAAACTTCCTAAAAGCTGATAAACAACCTATAAAGAATTCAATTACAGAAAGATCAAATTACTGGTCGAGTAATGAGTCTGATTTTGATGACAGTGTGGAACCTGGTTCTGGATTTTCAGACAGTGAtgatgctttgttttaa